The following are from one region of the Paenibacillus sp. KS-LC4 genome:
- a CDS encoding MBL fold metallo-hydrolase produces MGLWFTVLASGSTGNGTIINNGDKMVLVDAGLSAKKMEELMKERGVFGHQLDALLVTHEHSDHIKGLGAFARKHELPIYANEATWGAMERHVGKIDADKRIVIETGDTLHFGSLQVQSFPISHDAAEPVGYTFVDQGVKLSLATDLGYMSDKVKQAIIDSDVLVLESNHDTEMLRMGRYPWNTKRRILSDVGHLSNVAAGEALCELLTDRTKRVYLAHLSLDHNLMDLAMLTVNNILEDNGIFFKKEDFPLRHTYHNKPTEWDEVKKK; encoded by the coding sequence ATGGGACTATGGTTTACAGTACTGGCAAGCGGTTCAACGGGGAATGGAACAATTATCAATAATGGCGACAAGATGGTACTCGTCGATGCAGGGCTTAGCGCCAAAAAAATGGAGGAGCTCATGAAGGAGCGCGGAGTGTTCGGCCATCAGCTGGATGCGCTGCTCGTCACGCATGAGCACTCCGATCATATTAAAGGGCTTGGTGCATTTGCACGCAAGCACGAGCTGCCTATTTATGCGAATGAAGCGACCTGGGGCGCGATGGAGCGGCATGTTGGCAAAATTGATGCCGATAAGCGCATTGTGATCGAGACGGGAGATACGCTTCATTTTGGCTCGCTGCAAGTACAGTCTTTTCCGATTTCGCATGATGCTGCGGAGCCGGTGGGCTATACGTTTGTCGATCAGGGCGTTAAGCTGAGTCTGGCGACCGACCTCGGTTATATGAGCGATAAGGTGAAGCAGGCGATCATTGATTCGGATGTGCTGGTACTGGAATCCAATCATGATACGGAGATGCTTCGTATGGGGCGTTATCCATGGAATACGAAACGGCGCATTTTAAGCGACGTCGGACATTTATCCAATGTAGCGGCTGGGGAAGCGCTCTGCGAGCTGCTGACGGACCGCACTAAGCGGGTGTATTTGGCCCATCTTAGCCTTGATCATAATTTAATGGACTTAGCGATGCTAACCGTTAATAATATATTAGAAGACAACGGAATTTTCTTCAAAAAAGAGGATTTTCCGCTGCGTCATACGTATCACAACAAGCCTACTGAATGGGACGAAGTGAAGAAGAAATAA
- a CDS encoding CxxH/CxxC protein: MYCVCKKHVELAIDKFVDEYEDAPDIVDLKETEFADWDPPRKCDLCEDGALFLVV; the protein is encoded by the coding sequence ATGTATTGTGTATGCAAAAAACACGTGGAGCTAGCGATTGATAAGTTCGTTGATGAGTACGAGGACGCGCCGGATATCGTAGATTTGAAGGAAACGGAATTTGCTGACTGGGACCCGCCGCGAAAATGCGATTTATGCGAGGATGGGGCACTGTTTCTTGTCGTATAG
- the yycH gene encoding two-component system activity regulator YycH yields MERAKTMLLIFLVAFSLIQSYFLAYSMPGLGATVRTEQDYINAEPLGEETTVENVVFPDELIIHFGGDKHTVLYPGMTFYNMILKDRIQGREFKGFQRSPIDVMDWEQVRKRDAGVELRFQNGVPVDLLRKLLKVQGDIMFLNETIDRIWIFKTSNTEEVRTFFFSEDGDIVYESVQADLTVRDVQDYVGFGEYQTNYQYADGDLYIPDKPLQAVEIVYPYTVYSADVVQRNLFFDPGTTKALKDRSGAQIYTDGKRGLQVEQSGNWMIYTDPAASKSADNILSDNVYAAVEYVNQHGGWDGTHRFVNPVLDADSKQGRTVLFQQYLEQYPVLEAAGFQYGWIRLILQQGVVTEYNRSLITLGNQAETRESRYLPGGDDLRGALEHYAKLSEVTSLFPALQAVPKEGSKLDFVPVWGVRLADGTQDVLMEAYPTGYIPLEVTTGAEGSAGAAK; encoded by the coding sequence ATGGAACGGGCGAAAACGATGCTATTAATTTTTTTGGTCGCCTTCAGCCTTATACAAAGCTATTTCCTCGCTTACAGCATGCCAGGGCTTGGGGCTACGGTACGGACGGAGCAGGACTACATTAATGCGGAGCCGCTTGGTGAAGAGACGACAGTGGAAAATGTTGTTTTTCCCGATGAGCTGATCATCCACTTTGGCGGGGACAAGCATACGGTGCTGTATCCGGGCATGACCTTCTATAATATGATTCTCAAGGACCGCATACAGGGCCGCGAGTTTAAAGGGTTTCAGCGCAGTCCAATTGATGTTATGGATTGGGAGCAGGTGCGTAAAAGGGATGCGGGTGTGGAGCTGCGCTTCCAAAATGGCGTACCGGTTGATTTGCTGCGCAAGCTGCTGAAGGTGCAGGGCGACATTATGTTTTTGAATGAGACGATTGACCGCATCTGGATTTTTAAAACGAGCAATACGGAAGAGGTGCGAACCTTCTTCTTTAGCGAGGACGGGGATATCGTCTATGAATCGGTTCAGGCCGACTTGACGGTTCGCGATGTGCAGGATTACGTCGGCTTCGGGGAATATCAGACGAATTATCAGTATGCGGACGGCGATCTTTATATTCCGGATAAGCCGCTTCAGGCGGTGGAAATCGTGTATCCGTATACGGTTTATTCCGCCGATGTCGTGCAGCGCAACTTGTTTTTCGATCCGGGCACAACAAAGGCGCTCAAGGATCGAAGCGGCGCTCAAATCTATACGGACGGCAAACGCGGTCTCCAAGTGGAGCAGAGCGGCAACTGGATGATTTATACCGATCCGGCGGCGTCAAAGAGCGCAGATAATATTTTGAGCGATAATGTGTATGCCGCAGTAGAGTACGTGAATCAGCATGGCGGCTGGGATGGCACACATCGCTTCGTTAATCCTGTACTGGATGCGGACAGCAAGCAGGGCAGAACGGTGCTGTTCCAGCAGTACTTGGAGCAATATCCGGTTTTGGAGGCCGCCGGCTTTCAGTATGGCTGGATTCGGCTGATTTTGCAGCAGGGCGTGGTGACGGAGTACAATCGTTCGCTGATTACGCTTGGCAATCAGGCAGAAACGCGGGAATCGCGCTATTTGCCGGGTGGCGATGATTTACGCGGTGCTTTGGAGCATTACGCAAAGCTATCTGAGGTCACAAGCCTGTTCCCGGCACTTCAGGCGGTGCCGAAGGAAGGCAGCAAGCTGGATTTTGTCCCCGTATGGGGTGTGAGGCTTGCAGATGGCACGCAGGACGTGCTGATGGAGGCTTATCCAACAGGCTACATTCCGCTGGAGGTAACGACCGGTGCTGAAGGATCGGCTGGAGCGGCCAAGTAG
- a CDS encoding S1C family serine protease, with translation MGLFDDDFYSTKVSRRTRAFSKERRILSSKQTRRNWSSVRIAFISSSTSAIAAVLLFGLFFNGGVGSSPKVQAVSTAKMSGDSESLEMKTIQASAKVRPAVVSVINEQRQVFSMGTPNEESEGSKDAGKEGAEKNSLQQAGVGSGFIFKKENGKAYIMTNYHVTVDADALKVTLISGEQREAKMVGEDQISDMAVLEIDDKGIDTVAEIGDSSALQPAEFVIAIGNPLGLGDSLSMGIVSKTRQIVPVSLNQDGNYDWEQEVIQVDASINQGNSGGPLINLDGQVVGINSMKIADIGVEGLGFAIPTNNAMPIVSDLLAKGYVPRPYLGVYTMDLAQYFAQQGGSAGGKAGGSKDDGDEEAEGAGQLILPDNVRAGVIVLEAVGPAKDAGLVFNDVIVKLDKQAVGSTMELRRYLYSKKHIGDKVEVTFYRDGKLTTAQLDLTDKVQQ, from the coding sequence ATGGGATTATTCGATGACGATTTCTATTCGACGAAGGTGTCCAGACGTACACGCGCCTTCAGCAAGGAGCGGCGCATCTTGTCGAGCAAGCAGACGAGGCGGAATTGGTCCAGTGTGCGCATTGCCTTTATCTCTTCATCCACGAGTGCAATAGCGGCAGTGCTGCTGTTCGGGCTGTTCTTTAATGGTGGAGTTGGCAGCAGCCCCAAAGTGCAGGCGGTTTCAACGGCGAAGATGTCGGGTGACAGCGAATCGCTGGAAATGAAGACGATTCAGGCTTCGGCGAAGGTGAGACCTGCTGTCGTGAGCGTCATTAATGAGCAGCGTCAGGTGTTCAGCATGGGCACTCCGAATGAAGAGAGCGAAGGCAGCAAGGACGCAGGCAAAGAAGGCGCCGAGAAGAACAGCTTGCAGCAGGCGGGCGTTGGTTCAGGGTTTATTTTCAAAAAAGAAAATGGCAAAGCCTATATTATGACAAACTATCATGTCACCGTCGATGCGGACGCTCTTAAAGTGACGCTCATTAGCGGCGAGCAGCGCGAGGCGAAAATGGTTGGCGAGGATCAAATTTCGGATATGGCTGTTTTGGAAATCGACGATAAGGGCATTGATACCGTTGCAGAAATTGGCGATTCCTCTGCCTTGCAGCCGGCCGAGTTCGTCATTGCTATCGGCAATCCGCTCGGCTTGGGCGATTCCTTATCTATGGGTATCGTGAGCAAAACCCGTCAAATTGTGCCTGTTTCGCTGAATCAGGATGGCAACTATGATTGGGAGCAAGAGGTTATTCAAGTGGATGCGTCCATCAACCAAGGCAACAGCGGCGGCCCGCTCATTAATCTCGATGGTCAGGTTGTCGGCATCAACAGCATGAAAATCGCCGATATTGGCGTGGAGGGGCTAGGCTTCGCCATTCCGACGAACAATGCGATGCCAATCGTCAGCGATCTACTCGCCAAAGGCTATGTGCCGCGTCCGTATTTGGGCGTGTACACGATGGACTTGGCGCAATATTTTGCACAGCAGGGCGGCAGCGCTGGAGGTAAAGCCGGCGGCTCGAAGGATGACGGCGATGAAGAGGCTGAAGGAGCGGGGCAGCTTATTTTGCCGGACAATGTTCGTGCTGGCGTCATCGTGCTCGAGGCGGTTGGTCCAGCGAAGGATGCTGGCCTCGTCTTCAATGATGTGATCGTCAAGCTGGATAAGCAGGCCGTTGGCAGTACGATGGAGCTGCGGAGGTACCTTTATTCCAAGAAGCATATTGGCGATAAAGTGGAAGTGACCTTCTATCGGGATGGCAAGCTGACAACGGCGCAATTGGATTTAACCGATAAGGTGCAACAATAA
- the yycI gene encoding two-component system regulatory protein YycI produces MDWSRAKSVLIGSFLLLNILLGYQVWLEVREQLDINNHSAELPPDTVAVMKQKRIELNANLPLETPSMRDLTYQLKSLSLEKQEIVKLETPVDRRIVFSQTDLLAALGNQIPDIELYAFDPLGSKAGVFVLYRMVDNRPLFEVKLELYYSNQKITGFKQSRIEVLDSNDVKQQMVLPAAKAVAPFIERNLPDGSVITDIQLGYHGQTFDTDMQVSAPYWRVLVEDADRPYYIHAVSGEVAQDKEQ; encoded by the coding sequence TTGGATTGGAGCAGAGCGAAAAGTGTGCTAATCGGCAGCTTCCTGCTGCTAAATATTTTGCTTGGCTATCAGGTATGGCTGGAGGTGCGGGAGCAGTTGGACATTAACAATCACTCTGCGGAGCTTCCACCAGACACCGTCGCGGTGATGAAGCAGAAGCGCATCGAGCTGAACGCCAACTTGCCGCTTGAAACGCCAAGCATGCGTGATTTAACTTACCAGCTCAAGTCGCTAAGTCTGGAGAAGCAGGAGATTGTGAAGCTGGAGACGCCAGTGGATAGACGAATCGTATTCTCACAAACGGATTTGCTCGCTGCGCTAGGCAATCAAATTCCTGATATTGAGCTATACGCTTTCGATCCGCTCGGCAGCAAGGCAGGCGTATTCGTCTTGTACCGAATGGTTGATAACCGGCCGCTGTTCGAGGTCAAGCTGGAGCTGTATTACAGCAATCAGAAAATTACGGGTTTTAAGCAGTCGCGCATTGAGGTGCTGGATAGCAATGATGTCAAGCAGCAGATGGTGCTGCCGGCGGCGAAGGCGGTAGCGCCGTTCATTGAGCGGAATTTGCCGGATGGCTCGGTTATTACCGATATTCAGCTCGGCTATCATGGACAGACGTTTGATACGGACATGCAAGTATCCGCTCCTTATTGGCGAGTGCTGGTAGAGGATGCGGATCGCCCTTATTATATCCATGCGGTAAGCGGTGAGGTTGCCCAGGATAAGGAGCAGTAG